The Pyruvatibacter sp. HU-CL02332 genome includes a window with the following:
- a CDS encoding SRPBCC family protein — MPSIEMTKAIKSPAQRVFETVAHLGEFAEAIPTITAAECLTDNETGPGSQWRIFRDIGGKERSTVFEVLEYEPAEWVRIVSEAGGATWDAGFEIAAKGKGKSGGSELIWTLDATPNSIKARLGLPLLMGAIEKALAPDLDAVKRYCESVS, encoded by the coding sequence ATGCCATCCATTGAAATGACCAAGGCCATCAAGAGCCCAGCGCAGCGCGTGTTTGAGACGGTGGCGCATCTGGGTGAATTTGCAGAAGCCATTCCCACCATTACGGCTGCTGAGTGTCTGACAGACAATGAGACCGGTCCTGGAAGTCAGTGGCGTATCTTCCGCGATATTGGCGGCAAGGAACGCTCCACTGTCTTTGAAGTGCTGGAATATGAACCCGCAGAATGGGTACGGATTGTGTCCGAGGCCGGGGGTGCCACGTGGGATGCAGGCTTTGAGATTGCGGCCAAGGGAAAAGGCAAAAGCGGCGGGTCGGAGTTGATCTGGACCCTCGATGCCACCCCAAATTCCATTAAGGCACGCCTCGGTTTGCCGCTGCTTATGGGGGCGATCGAAAAAGCGCTGGCGCCAGATCTGGACGCGGTGAAACGGTACTGCGAATCCGTGTCCTGA
- a CDS encoding AtpZ/AtpI family protein, whose translation MTDPDESREDFDRRLLQARKRREKTEPQNRQSAFGQAFRLSSEMVVGVVVGGFIGWWLDYWLGTEPWFLLLFFFLGVAAGILNAVRAATEMNKQANED comes from the coding sequence ATGACTGACCCAGATGAGAGCCGAGAGGATTTCGATCGCCGCCTTTTACAAGCGCGCAAGCGTCGGGAAAAGACTGAGCCGCAGAACCGGCAGTCTGCCTTTGGTCAGGCCTTTCGCCTCTCCTCGGAGATGGTTGTAGGGGTTGTGGTCGGTGGCTTTATCGGTTGGTGGTTGGACTATTGGCTGGGGACTGAGCCCTGGTTTTTGTTGTTGTTTTTCTTTCTGGGCGTTGCTGCGGGCATTTTGAACGCGGTCAGGGCGGCCACCGAGATGAACAAACAGGCGAATGAAGATTAA
- a CDS encoding F0F1 ATP synthase subunit A, producing MAAPAEPGAFPVDPMHQYEIVRLLPIEFFGFDASFTNSAMWMVLSVAAISIFMIMSVSSRALVPGRWQSMAELSYEFVANMLRQNTGNEGQPFFPFIFSLFMFILFANMFGLLPYSFTVTSHIAVTFAMALVVIGGITLLGLFKHGLGWFKLFVPSGVPIVLLPLITVIEMISYLTRPLSLSVRLFANMLAGHTMLKVFAGFAIMLGAWGGWAPFAFMVAFTGLEVLVAFLQAYVFAILTCIYLNDALHVHH from the coding sequence ATGGCTGCTCCAGCTGAACCGGGTGCGTTTCCAGTAGATCCCATGCACCAGTATGAGATCGTCCGGCTGCTGCCGATCGAATTCTTCGGATTTGATGCGTCTTTCACCAACTCGGCCATGTGGATGGTGCTGTCTGTTGCGGCCATCTCAATTTTCATGATCATGTCCGTCTCCTCCCGCGCGCTGGTTCCCGGCCGCTGGCAGTCGATGGCGGAACTCTCCTACGAATTCGTGGCGAACATGCTGCGGCAGAACACCGGAAACGAAGGCCAGCCCTTCTTCCCGTTCATTTTCTCGCTCTTCATGTTCATCCTGTTTGCCAACATGTTTGGCCTGCTGCCCTACTCCTTCACGGTGACGAGCCACATCGCAGTGACCTTTGCCATGGCGCTTGTGGTTATCGGTGGCATTACGCTGCTGGGCCTGTTCAAGCACGGTCTTGGCTGGTTCAAGCTTTTTGTGCCCTCCGGTGTGCCGATTGTGCTGCTGCCGCTGATCACCGTCATTGAAATGATTTCCTATCTCACCCGGCCCCTGAGCCTTTCGGTGCGTCTGTTCGCCAACATGCTGGCGGGTCACACCATGCTCAAAGTGTTTGCCGGGTTTGCCATCATGCTCGGCGCCTGGGGCGGCTGGGCACCCTTCGCCTTTATGGTGGCGTTCACTGGTCTGGAAGTGCTGGTTGCTTTCCTGCAGGCCTATGTGTTCGCCATCCTTACCTGCATCTATCTCAACGATGCCCTCCACGTTCATCACTGA
- a CDS encoding F0F1 ATP synthase subunit C, with protein MEAEAAKYIGAGIACIALAGAGLGIGNIFGNYLAGALRNPAAAQGQFPNLLLGFALAEATGLFGLVVAMMLLFVV; from the coding sequence ATGGAAGCTGAAGCAGCGAAATACATTGGTGCCGGCATTGCCTGCATCGCCCTTGCTGGTGCCGGCCTTGGTATCGGTAACATCTTCGGTAACTACCTTGCCGGCGCTCTGCGCAACCCGGCTGCAGCTCAGGGCCAGTTCCCTAACCTGCTGCTCGGCTTTGCTCTTGCAGAAGCAACGGGCCTCTTCGGCCTCGTCGTCGCCATGATGCTGCTCTTCGTTGTTTAA
- a CDS encoding F0F1 ATP synthase subunit B produces MTDSYHTPIIVAQAATDDTSVLVIGEQAEAELGIAQDDAQSGGMPQLDFSTYAPQLIWLAITFGVLYLLMSRVALPRVAQALEARRDRIANDLDQAAQLKSETDAAIEGYETALADARAKAHQIASETRDDLGKETDALRDKLEAELDQKLAAAEERITATKTEAMGNVRGIAADVAQAVVAQLGVSGVDAAKVAQAVDAELNR; encoded by the coding sequence ATGACCGATAGCTATCACACGCCCATCATTGTCGCGCAGGCCGCGACGGATGACACGAGTGTGCTTGTGATCGGCGAACAGGCAGAAGCTGAACTGGGCATTGCGCAGGATGACGCGCAATCCGGCGGCATGCCGCAGCTCGACTTTTCGACCTACGCGCCGCAGCTCATCTGGCTGGCGATCACGTTTGGTGTTCTCTATCTCCTGATGTCCCGCGTGGCCCTGCCACGTGTGGCGCAGGCGCTGGAGGCGCGGCGTGACCGCATCGCCAATGATCTGGACCAGGCGGCTCAGCTCAAATCGGAAACAGACGCAGCCATTGAGGGCTATGAGACGGCGCTGGCGGATGCCCGCGCCAAGGCTCATCAGATTGCGTCTGAAACCCGTGATGATCTGGGTAAAGAGACCGACGCCCTGCGTGACAAGCTGGAAGCGGAACTGGACCAAAAGCTGGCAGCAGCCGAGGAACGGATCACCGCAACCAAGACGGAAGCCATGGGGAACGTTCGCGGCATTGCTGCTGATGTTGCTCAGGCGGTTGTTGCGCAGCTGGGTGTCTCCGGTGTTGATGCTGCAAAGGTCGCGCAAGCGGTTGATGCAGAACTGAACCGATAG
- the atpF gene encoding F0F1 ATP synthase subunit B, with protein sequence MFSLLTDSTFLTALSFVCFVGMLLYFGVWGQITKALDARADGIKTELEEARKLREEAQALLAQYQRKQRDAEEEAQEIVSQARHEAERLAAETKQKLDEQVERRTALAEQKIAMAEAQASKEVRDAATEVAVAAAAKVLADTSDDARQDALINQSLDQVRQRLV encoded by the coding sequence ATGTTTTCACTTTTGACTGACAGCACATTCCTCACAGCGCTCTCTTTTGTGTGCTTTGTCGGCATGCTGCTGTATTTCGGCGTATGGGGTCAGATCACCAAGGCCCTTGATGCCCGCGCGGACGGCATCAAGACCGAGCTGGAAGAAGCCCGCAAGCTGCGCGAAGAAGCACAGGCCCTGCTGGCCCAGTACCAGCGCAAGCAGCGTGATGCGGAAGAAGAGGCTCAGGAAATCGTTTCCCAGGCCCGTCATGAAGCGGAGCGTCTGGCCGCTGAAACCAAGCAAAAGCTGGATGAGCAGGTTGAGCGTCGCACAGCCCTTGCCGAGCAGAAGATTGCCATGGCCGAAGCTCAGGCGTCCAAGGAAGTGCGTGACGCGGCAACGGAAGTTGCGGTTGCTGCTGCTGCCAAGGTGCTGGCAGACACAAGCGACGATGCCCGTCAGGATGCTTTGATCAATCAGAGCCTTGATCAGGTGCGCCAGCGCCTCGTCTAA
- a CDS encoding nucleotidyltransferase family protein produces the protein MTHADFLSLIRQNATNAAILDRAPALGLPDAWLVSGSLFQAVWNSLTGRSLDHGVKDYDVFYFDPDTSYKAEDAQIKRVGKVFADLGVDVELRNQARVHLWYGNHFGDIDYPPLMTSCEGIDRFLAIACKVGVSLDEQERIYAPDGLEDIYNLHLRPNPCANFSAEHYATKTARWLENWPELTVDPAVLV, from the coding sequence ATGACCCACGCCGATTTTCTGTCTCTCATCCGACAAAACGCCACCAACGCCGCAATTCTGGACCGCGCGCCGGCGCTTGGGTTGCCCGACGCATGGCTTGTCTCCGGCAGTCTCTTTCAGGCGGTGTGGAACAGCCTTACAGGCCGTTCGCTGGATCACGGGGTAAAGGACTACGACGTCTTCTATTTCGACCCTGACACCTCCTATAAGGCGGAAGACGCACAGATAAAGCGTGTCGGCAAGGTGTTTGCTGATCTTGGGGTAGATGTCGAGCTACGAAATCAGGCCCGTGTCCACCTTTGGTATGGCAACCATTTCGGCGACATCGACTATCCACCGCTGATGACATCCTGCGAGGGCATAGACCGCTTCCTGGCCATCGCCTGCAAAGTAGGTGTGTCGCTGGATGAGCAGGAGCGTATCTACGCGCCTGATGGCCTTGAAGACATCTACAATCTGCACTTGCGGCCGAACCCCTGCGCCAATTTTTCAGCAGAGCACTACGCCACCAAGACGGCCCGGTGGCTGGAAAACTGGCCGGAACTTACCGTTGACCCGGCTGTGCTGGTCTAA
- the gcvPB gene encoding aminomethyl-transferring glycine dehydrogenase subunit GcvPB — protein MSEKTTFTGHRGLDHEEQLIFERGRDAACGVDLPAPEGVATRLGGMERKGGVGLPGLSEPEVVRHFVRLSQKNYAIDAGFYPLGSCTMKHNPRLNEKMARLPGFSDVHPLQPTSTVPGALELMSELARWLMELTGMPAVAMSPKAGAHGELCGLMAIRAALEARGEAGTRTRVLVPESAHGTNPATAAACGFTVDAIPATQDGRVDLAAFEAKLGDDVAGIMLTNPNTCGLFERDIRKIADAVHEHGGYFYCDGANFNAIVGRVKPGDLGVDAMHINLHKTFSTPHGGGGPGAGPVVLSDALAPFAPLPYVTSTGGELKLVEDEQSSDADPFGRMVAFHGQMGMFVRALSYMMSHGSDGLRQVAEDAVLNANYVLASLKDVMTASFEGPCMHEALFDDRFLKGTGVETLDFAKAMIDEGYHPMTVYFPLVVHGAMLIEPTETESKETLDEFIGCMADLARSAKAGDKARFENAPELTPRRRLDETTAARKPVLRWTPPAPAQAAE, from the coding sequence ATGAGCGAGAAAACAACTTTCACCGGTCATCGCGGTCTCGACCACGAAGAACAGCTGATTTTTGAACGCGGCCGTGATGCAGCCTGTGGCGTTGATCTGCCGGCACCTGAGGGCGTGGCAACGCGCCTTGGCGGCATGGAGCGCAAGGGAGGCGTGGGACTGCCCGGTCTCTCCGAGCCCGAAGTCGTGCGCCACTTCGTGCGTCTGTCCCAGAAGAACTACGCCATTGATGCGGGCTTCTATCCGCTGGGTTCGTGCACCATGAAGCACAATCCGCGACTCAACGAAAAAATGGCACGACTGCCGGGCTTCTCGGATGTGCATCCGCTGCAGCCCACCTCCACGGTGCCCGGTGCCCTAGAGCTGATGAGCGAACTGGCTCGATGGCTTATGGAACTGACCGGCATGCCTGCGGTTGCCATGTCGCCAAAAGCAGGTGCCCATGGCGAACTGTGCGGCCTCATGGCCATCCGTGCAGCCCTTGAGGCGCGCGGCGAAGCGGGGACCCGTACCCGTGTGCTGGTGCCTGAAAGTGCTCATGGCACCAACCCGGCCACGGCTGCCGCCTGTGGCTTCACTGTGGATGCCATTCCCGCAACGCAAGATGGTCGCGTTGACCTTGCAGCGTTTGAAGCCAAGCTCGGTGATGACGTGGCGGGCATCATGCTCACCAATCCCAATACCTGTGGCCTGTTCGAGCGCGACATCCGCAAGATTGCTGATGCTGTGCATGAGCACGGTGGCTACTTCTATTGTGACGGCGCCAACTTCAACGCCATCGTTGGCCGGGTGAAACCTGGTGACCTTGGCGTCGATGCCATGCACATCAACCTGCACAAGACGTTCTCAACGCCCCACGGCGGTGGCGGTCCCGGTGCGGGCCCCGTTGTGCTCTCAGATGCCCTGGCCCCCTTTGCACCGCTTCCGTACGTCACCAGCACCGGTGGCGAGCTGAAGCTGGTGGAAGACGAACAGTCGTCGGATGCGGATCCCTTCGGCCGCATGGTCGCCTTCCATGGCCAGATGGGCATGTTCGTGCGTGCCCTGTCCTACATGATGAGCCACGGCTCGGATGGTTTGCGGCAGGTAGCGGAAGATGCCGTTCTCAACGCCAACTACGTGCTGGCGTCCCTCAAGGACGTCATGACCGCGAGTTTCGAAGGCCCGTGCATGCACGAAGCCCTGTTCGATGATCGCTTCCTCAAGGGGACCGGTGTCGAGACACTCGACTTTGCCAAGGCAATGATCGACGAGGGCTACCACCCCATGACGGTCTACTTCCCGCTCGTGGTTCATGGCGCGATGCTCATCGAGCCAACGGAAACCGAGTCCAAGGAAACACTGGACGAGTTCATCGGCTGCATGGCGGATCTGGCCAGGTCAGCGAAGGCGGGAGACAAGGCGCGCTTTGAAAACGCGCCGGAACTCACGCCTCGTCGTCGTCTGGACGAAACGACGGCTGCTCGCAAGCCTGTCCTCCGCTGGACACCTCCGGCTCCGGCTCAGGCTGCTGAATAA
- the gcvPA gene encoding aminomethyl-transferring glycine dehydrogenase subunit GcvPA, with translation MRYLPLTPDDRQQMLGVIGAKSMDDLFVDVPEAARIEHAFDLPPHQGELEVDRALSAMAEKNTAAGSVPFFVGAGAYKHHVPSSVDHLIQRSEFLTSYTPYQPEISQGTLQYLFEFQTQVALLTGMDVANASMYDGSTACSEAVQMAHRVTRRNKAVLSGNLHPHYRAVIETTSKFAGDAVVALEADVSGREDIASQIDGDTSCVVIQYPDFFGHVGDLADIAAAAHAEGALLIVAIPEIVSMGALRTPGEMGADIVVAEGQSIGNALNYGGPYVGLFATRQKYVRQMPGRLCGETEDVDGKRGYVLTLSTREQHIRREKATSNICTNSGLCCLAFTIHLALLGEKGFTRLAALNHESACKLAGALEKVSGVELLTPAFFNEFTIRTSKPAADVIEALADKGILGGVPASRLMPGNDAVSDLIIVAATEVNTDQDRAAYAAALTEVLS, from the coding sequence ATGCGCTATTTGCCCCTAACGCCCGATGATCGCCAGCAGATGCTTGGTGTCATTGGTGCCAAGTCCATGGATGACCTGTTTGTGGACGTGCCCGAAGCAGCGCGTATCGAACACGCATTCGATCTGCCGCCCCATCAAGGTGAGTTGGAAGTCGACCGTGCGCTATCGGCCATGGCGGAGAAAAACACTGCCGCTGGCAGCGTCCCGTTCTTTGTCGGGGCAGGGGCCTACAAGCACCACGTCCCGTCATCCGTGGATCATCTGATCCAGCGTTCCGAGTTCCTGACATCGTACACGCCGTACCAGCCGGAAATCTCTCAGGGCACGCTCCAATATCTGTTCGAGTTTCAGACGCAGGTTGCGCTTCTCACAGGCATGGATGTGGCCAATGCCTCCATGTATGACGGCTCGACCGCGTGCAGCGAAGCCGTGCAGATGGCGCACCGCGTCACCCGTCGCAACAAGGCGGTGCTGTCGGGAAATCTGCACCCGCACTACCGGGCGGTGATTGAAACCACATCCAAGTTTGCGGGCGACGCTGTTGTGGCGCTTGAGGCTGATGTGTCTGGCCGAGAAGACATCGCCTCGCAGATAGACGGCGATACCTCCTGCGTCGTCATTCAGTATCCGGATTTCTTCGGTCATGTTGGTGATCTGGCTGACATTGCTGCGGCAGCGCACGCGGAAGGCGCCTTGCTGATTGTCGCAATTCCCGAAATCGTTTCCATGGGCGCGCTGCGTACGCCCGGCGAGATGGGCGCTGACATTGTGGTGGCCGAAGGCCAGTCCATTGGCAATGCCCTCAACTATGGCGGACCCTATGTGGGCCTCTTTGCCACCCGTCAGAAATATGTGCGCCAGATGCCTGGCCGCCTGTGTGGTGAGACGGAAGATGTCGATGGCAAGCGTGGCTATGTGCTGACGCTTTCCACCCGCGAGCAGCATATCCGCCGCGAAAAAGCCACCAGCAACATCTGCACAAACTCAGGCCTGTGCTGCCTTGCGTTCACCATTCACCTGGCCCTGCTGGGCGAAAAAGGCTTCACACGCCTTGCAGCCCTCAACCATGAGAGCGCCTGCAAGCTGGCAGGTGCTTTGGAAAAAGTGTCCGGCGTCGAGCTTTTGACGCCTGCTTTCTTCAATGAGTTCACCATCCGCACCTCAAAGCCTGCCGCTGACGTTATCGAAGCGCTGGCAGACAAGGGCATCCTTGGTGGCGTGCCTGCTTCGCGCCTTATGCCGGGCAATGACGCTGTCAGCGATCTCATCATTGTGGCTGCAACAGAAGTGAACACAGATCAGGATCGTGCCGCCTACGCGGCAGCGCTGACGGAGGTGCTGTCATGA
- the gcvH gene encoding glycine cleavage system protein GcvH has translation MADTKYTKDHEWVRVEGDTATVGITDYAQEQLGDVVYVELPDVGKSVGVGDEAAVVESVKAASEVYAPISGEVVEVNEALADAPNGVNEDAAGAGWFVKLKLSDTSELEKLMSEDEYKTYLAELD, from the coding sequence ATGGCTGACACGAAATACACCAAAGACCACGAATGGGTGCGCGTAGAAGGCGACACCGCAACCGTTGGCATCACCGACTATGCGCAGGAACAGCTGGGCGACGTGGTTTATGTGGAACTGCCCGACGTCGGCAAGAGCGTTGGCGTTGGCGATGAAGCCGCCGTCGTTGAATCGGTGAAAGCAGCTTCCGAAGTATACGCCCCGATTTCCGGCGAGGTCGTTGAGGTGAACGAAGCCCTTGCGGATGCTCCCAACGGCGTCAACGAAGACGCAGCGGGCGCCGGCTGGTTCGTGAAGCTCAAACTTTCAGACACCTCTGAGCTTGAAAAGCTGATGTCTGAAGACGAATACAAAACCTACCTGGCGGAGCTCGACTGA